Proteins encoded by one window of Hylaeus volcanicus isolate JK05 chromosome 7, UHH_iyHylVolc1.0_haploid, whole genome shotgun sequence:
- the LOC128879965 gene encoding dynein regulatory complex subunit 7-like, which translates to MHEAGEEGEFESYESLTTITDPQEDHKLESTVKDTESLVRITQELVKNVQRELGLIKLCWPEVDSRKELYLKTIPSSYRTLSGKERVLAWYAENFRQQFHGKYPNRKPLLLVCENECGVQKFVSTTIRRSTLPYPELYTWQGCGKFVSDYIEYVPLDKALGMVSSRTCHTSSNVLLRKAKRRRSLNIYNIYIYI; encoded by the exons ATGCACGAGGCTGGCGAAGAAGGCGAATTTGAAAGTTACGAAAGTTTAACGACCATAACCGATCCACAGGAAGATCATAAGTTGGAATCGACGGTCAAAGATACGGAAAGTCTCGTACGGATTACGCAAGAACTCGTAAAAAACGTACAACGGGAACTCGGTTTGATCAAACTATGTTGGCCAGAAGTTGACTCGAGAAAGGAACTTTACCTGAAGACGATTCCCAGCAGCTATCGTACCCTCAGCGGTAAGGAGAGGGTGCTCGCGTGGTACGCAGAAAACTTTCGACAACAATTTCATGGGAAATACCCGAATCGAAAGCCGCTTCTCCTCGTCTGCGAAAACGAATGCGGCGTGCAA AAATTCGTGTCTACGACTATCAGACGAAGTACGCTGCCATATCCGGAACTGTACACGTGGCAGGGGTGCGGAAAATTCGTCAGCGACTATATCGAGTACGTGCCGCTAGACAAAGCACTCGGCATGGTAAGTAGTCGAACGTGTCACACTTCATCGAACGTCTTACTTCGTAAAGCTAAGCGACGAAGGTccttaaatatatataatatatatatatatatataa
- the LOC128880251 gene encoding protein distal antenna-like: MRGESARPGKRPLRALSASEKMDAIQRVHEGESKASVARDIGVPESTLRGWCKSEHKIRGMARNSSTPDSEAHSPASSSGANVTAGNLAGGSANLSSEDEGPCAKKSKIDQQSSVTGAGTSFVGDICTDADGKPDGKQPKIDYVGLMTSMAGMRPENSSLLLQQLGLLSGATGTLAKNLLSMSPALSHGSTVGLVENGLQYTKSSTGNACLPNTASSLNGGSNKRHSISAIAPAQMDSVVAKSCTRKSLPPAAEAPSTPVPASPRKTNENNSIQRSTKPKKDGNVSGTNNKKVDEALWLWLTQQQQLLGQQSASFNPSINQQDGSWFWQWYKQCSFPLITPTPTQLAPSPVAKKSPSKARAMLDNVLCNNNNNNNNNENVKRSLNMEVPEDEDVETSSGDVPASTEEAIEHGEKFFKWLDKCSDPAVTRLQIIQFKYLLDNLKACRKKSSSSAKQSRK, from the coding sequence ATGAGGGGCGAGTCGGCGCGACCGGGGAAGCGCCCTTTGAGGGCACTTTCCGCATCCGAGAAGATGGACGCGATCCAGAGGGTTCACGAGGGGGAGAGCAAGGCCTCGGTGGCACGCGATATCGGGGTTCCCGAATCGACGTTGAGGGGATGGTGCAAATCAGAACACAAAATTCGAGGAATGGCGAGGAATTCGTCGACGCCCGACAGCGAGGCGCACTCGCCCGCTTCGTCCTCCGGGGCGAACGTGACGGCCGGAAATTTGGCCGGCGGTTCGGCGAATCTGTCGAGCGAGGACGAGGGTCCTTGCGCGAAGAAGTCGAAAATAGATCAGCAAAGTTCGGTGACGGGAGCGGGTACATCGTTCGTAGGCGACATTTGCACAGACGCCGACGGCAAACCGGACGGCAAGCAACCCAAGATCGATTACGTGGGCTTGATGACCAGCATGGCAGGCATGAGACCCGAGAATAGTTCGTTGCTTTTGCAACAGCTGGGCCTGCTCTCGGGCGCCACCGGCACGTTGGCCAAGAATCTGTTGAGCATGTCACCCGCCCTGTCCCACGGCAGCACCGTTGGCCTCGTGGAAAACGGTCTCCAATATACCAAGAGCAGCACCGGTAACGCGTGTTTACCGAACACAGCGAGCAGCTTGAACGGAGGTAGCAACAAGAGGCACAGTATCTCCGCGATCGCTCCGGCTCAGATGGATTCCGTTGTCGCGAAATCCTGCACGAGGAAGAGCCTGCCACCTGCCGCGGAGGCGCCCTCGACGCCGGTACCAGCTTCCCCGAGGAAGACCAACGAGAACAACAGCATTCAGCGATCCACGAAACCGAAGAAGGACGGGAACGTTAGTGGCACCAACAACAAAAAGGTCGACGAGGCCCTCTGGCTCTGGCTGACGCAGCAACAACAACTGCTCGGCCAACAGTCGGCCAGCTTCAATCCGAGCATCAATCAGCAAGATGGATCGTGGTTTTGGCAGTGGTACAAACAGTGCAGCTTCCCGCTGAtaacgccgacgccgacgcaaCTCGCGCCGAGTCCCGTCGCCAAGAAATCGCCGAGCAAGGCGAGGGCCATGCTCGACAACGTGCTgtgcaacaacaacaacaacaacaacaacaacgagAACGTTAAACGTAGCTTGAACATGGAGGTGCCGGAGGACGAGGACGTCGAGACGTCGTCAGGCGACGTGCCCGCCAGCACCGAGGAGGCGATCGAGCACGGGGAAAAGTTCTTCAAGTGGTTGGACAAATGCTCGGACCCGGCGGTCACGAGGCTCCAGATTATACAGTTCAAATACCTATTGGACAATCTGAAGGCGTGTAGAAAGAAGTCATCGTCTAGCGCGAAACAAAGCAGAAAGTAG